A window of Gossypium hirsutum isolate 1008001.06 chromosome D13, Gossypium_hirsutum_v2.1, whole genome shotgun sequence genomic DNA:
ATTCCGATATCCGGCTATATGGTTTCACCGTTATGTTATGCCGATATCCTAGGAAAATGGTTTAATTAGAATTATGTGTTTATAATGAGATAAGGATTGGTGTACGAATTATAGTCAGTATCATGGTGGACGTACTGCTTTCCATATCGCCCTCTTTCAATGTATCATTTTGAATGTATCACTATTGTTGAAAAACATttgatatataaatatcaaataataaaattaaataaatttcttgGTTGAAATGctaaacaaaaattttgaaaaagttgatGACATGCATTCAAATGCCACGACACCCAATAAAAAAACTtatcaattatataaattattctttaatAAGATtcacaaattaaataataagatcatCCCATACCatgcataaataataataataattttaattttaattttttataatgacCGGTACTCCTTATTCCGACCAGTATGGGCAAAATTAACCTGTACGTATCGATAAAGCCAGTATCAATCAGAATTTGCACCAGAACGGAACCTAAAATTGTTCCAATCTATTACCGGAGCAGAGCGTTCCAGCCGATATGAGTGGTACCAGAACGGCACCGAGTACCATGGTTTATACCCTAACCATATGAGAATCAACTCCtttaataaatgttataattagaTTCAGATCAGTCGGAAATGACTGTTGTCGGTCCGGGTTAGGGctgcttcatatatatatatacaaaatatgtaCAGGTTGTCGGAAAGTTAATGGACAGGATCTACGCTTGGGCCTGTTGTGGATCAGGTAGTTTTCTTCAGCAATATTGAAGTAGATGAACGTTCTAATTTGGCTGCCGACCAAAATGGGCCATATCTTGATTACGTGGAATGCCTAACCCATACGGTGAAGCTGGACGAATATAGGGGTTAACAGTTGCTACTTGAGGTCTATAGGAGTTAATAACTGGTCCATCAGTCCGAGCACGCTTATTGCTTAGCCCTTGCGGTTGAGCCCCCGGTGTGGTAGCATAGATCCCACCGTGAAACTGCCCTTGCGGTTGAGCCCCCGGTGTGGAAGCATAGATCCCACCGCGAAACTGCCCTAGTGGTTGAGTCCCCGGTGTGGAAGCATAGATCCCACCATGAAATTGGCCTAGTGGTTGAGTCCCCGGAGTGAAAGCATGAATCCCACCCAGAAACCGCCGTTGAGCTGCAAGAATAGGACTCGGTTGATTCCAGGGCCCAGAAGGGATCACTATTGGCTCAACTGCAGGGGCAGGGGCTGGTGCAGAAAATGTCATGTTCATCTTTTGCATTTCTAGCTCAGCGATGTAATTCTCAATGACCTCAACTGGCATACACGATTCAAGCTTACAATCTTTAATGCATTCAATTACGGATTTCAAAGCAGCAATCTGTTCATCTATAGCCTTTTGCTGCCAAAGACAATCATATCCAACTGTTTGTATCACTTATTGTAAAAACCGTGCAAGTATATAATGCAAATTAAACTATACTATCAAGGATATATTAACACCTCAATGAATTGTAAGACATTACCCGAACTTCAGGCGAATTCTTCCCAATCTTGCAGCGTTGACAAGCCACTTTGTTTACATCCTGCAAGAATAAGGTTAAGAGCTGTTTTGGTTGGCACTTATCCTTGCAATCAAATGCACAAACAAATCTAACAGCTTCGATATACTGCTTCCTTTCTATTAGACTTTGAATGAATCCTGTTACATAAAAACATGAAATTGTAGTCTTCATCAATCTGTCAATCTCAATATACAGATTACAAAAACATTTTAGTCTCTAGGTTTTCTAtttgatttctacatttttaaattgaagaaaaaagtttAAGAATGAACTAAGATCGAGAAAAATAGCATGAACATAAGCACGAAAAGTATAGAAGATGCCTGCATAAAACATACAGAAGAAAATGATAATGTTCATGTACGGTTATACAATCAAACAAGAAAATGAATACGCAAACTAAGAATTCAGTAAATTTTACCAGGAATCATATCTGTAAATCCAAGGACCCGGCATACATTTCGAGCCTGCTGGTGTTGAGCAGTAGTGCCAAGAAGTTTGAAGATTTCATCTCTATTAAAAGAGGACACTAATCCAAAAGCAGCAACAAACTGCAAAAAACCCAATATTTCGATAGAATTGTCTGCATTCAGTTTCATCCTTGCTTTCCACTCGCTTGCCAACTTCAATGCGTCTGCTTTCACCTTAGGTTGTACATGCGGTGAGACTTGCAAAAGTTGCTCCAACATAAGGAGAGAAATCTTCAGAACACTTTCTTCGAATCCTGTCCCACCCTTCTTCTTATTTTGAGAAGATATCCATAGCATTAGATCTAGAACAAACTTGGCTGGATCAGGTGACATTTGAAGAGCACTCAGAACTTCATTCTTTCTCAAATCTGGCTCATCTAAATGCTTATTGAGGATCCCCTGCAAATCCATTCCATCCATTGTAGCACCAACCACAAGATCAGCAGACAAAGCTTCACTTGCTctgcaaatgataaaattttccgGATTTTCCATCTTTATTTGATTAGGGATGATGGAGTTCACTAAGCACATGCaatagagaagaaaaagagagagtttAGTAAGAAAAGCAAAGTCTTAATTCTGCATTCCAATTACTAAAACATTTATAGCAGTGATGAGTTATTTCCATACGAGCATTACATATTTATATCAAGAAACTTTCTAAGAGCCAATGGCGGTAAATTATATCTCCAAGGTATATACAAGTTTTACTTTAGTAGACTGCGACACCACGGACAACAAATGAGATTTCCTCACTTTATAACTAGAACAGCTAGAATAAAAAATGTCCTTCACAGGGTTGTTAAAATAGCGGATGGTTGCCCTAATATAGCAAAACATAATCATGTCACCTACAAGCCACCAAGCTTTCAAAATCTCCATATTGGCCATAGGTAGTCACTTCAACCATGGTTTTGAAATAGTAAAGACAGTGAAATAAAGAGACTGAAAGTAAAAGACGATGAGCATGTCTTATGGTGCTCCACAACCACATAAAAAGAACAAAACACATCCAGTTTTGGTCATGTACAGATACCTGAAACTTATATGCAAGTCTGACTAACATAGCTATCGGTGAATGGATACATAAAAATAGAGAATACACCTGATTCTGTGTTAGCGATTCCAACAGCCTGCGAGAAGAAAGAACTAGGATTCTTGCTGCTCACTTGAGAGTGAAGGCCATTAGATAGTTTCTTCTCTTTCAATTCGAGTTCTTTACTTCTCTGTTCAAAAGCCTTTTGGACGGAACCAAATCGATTTTCCCTCAGTTCAAACTCCTTGACACGACCTTCAAATTGCCTCTTTTCTGTTTCCAGTTTTTCCAAGCCTTCCTCTAATGATCTTTTAAGCAAA
This region includes:
- the LOC107895024 gene encoding FRIGIDA-like protein 5, with the protein product MEDLKTELKLGELKRENLRKSLEQTNGLASSVLLFTLQWKELESHFDSIQQKIEERVAVFELREKELETTMRVSRERQEEIGLKEIELSLLSKKVDECNVELTFKEEEIDRKRKLLEECSSEFKSKNQELDLVRKWVEDCSKELSLKNKQLCSVQKLISECCEKLEGKEKQLILVEEQIRKSSNGTDVLKEELECLQNSIKECSNQLNMKRTELVQSQEMVEDQCKQLNENEKKLDSIKSLIQDYEEELEAKREKYEALDKSICFHAAKLDYKEKKLGSINEKIRHRLQELHSRDDELGSLQTLILRREKQLESTKEELKSVEARVKQCSKDIELKNQEFNAIQMSTEELSQELHLKEKKLSLVQISIEGCSKQLEAKEEELTSIKNSILECTKEFESKQLQLEAIQKSQEELSGTLESKEKQLDLVEKACGERLQEANMKEKHLDLLKRSLEEGLEKLETEKRQFEGRVKEFELRENRFGSVQKAFEQRSKELELKEKKLSNGLHSQVSSKNPSSFFSQAVGIANTESVNSIIPNQIKMENPENFIICRASEALSADLVVGATMDGMDLQGILNKHLDEPDLRKNEVLSALQMSPDPAKFVLDLMLWISSQNKKKGGTGFEESVLKISLLMLEQLLQVSPHVQPKVKADALKLASEWKARMKLNADNSIEILGFLQFVAAFGLVSSFNRDEIFKLLGTTAQHQQARNVCRVLGFTDMIPGFIQSLIERKQYIEAVRFVCAFDCKDKCQPKQLLTLFLQDVNKVACQRCKIGKNSPEVRQKAIDEQIAALKSVIECIKDCKLESCMPVEVIENYIAELEMQKMNMTFSAPAPAPAVEPIVIPSGPWNQPSPILAAQRRFLGGIHAFTPGTQPLGQFHGGIYASTPGTQPLGQFRGGIYASTPGAQPQGQFHGGIYATTPGAQPQGLSNKRARTDGPVINSYRPQVATVNPYIRPASPYGLGIPRNQDMAHFGRQPN